Proteins encoded in a region of the Acidobacteriota bacterium genome:
- a CDS encoding DMT family transporter, which translates to MPPTDDRYAIDKSGYFHMLWASLAFAVMAAFTHLAGERCDWQLVVVARAGLAFVFAFLLAKAFGVKLVVFGSRTLWVRSLAGSTGMLCNFYALAQLPVSDTLTLMNTSPIWVTLLLWLVFNQRPTISIALAVVISVIGIVLIQQPHFQDGKFACAMALCGAFCTSIAMLGLNRLQHIDPRAIVVHFSGVASIATTLFLLVTNRKDYSAQLTDRHTLALLVLVGLGGVAGQIGMTTAFAKGQASQISVVALSQILFGLVFDVWLWNHALNVISLLGMMLVIVPTAWLILSKTPKQSHDLIEVEMED; encoded by the coding sequence ATGCCGCCGACCGACGACAGATACGCAATAGACAAATCCGGATACTTTCACATGCTCTGGGCCTCGCTGGCATTTGCAGTGATGGCGGCGTTTACTCATCTGGCGGGCGAACGTTGCGATTGGCAGTTGGTTGTCGTCGCTCGCGCAGGGCTGGCGTTTGTCTTTGCGTTCCTGCTGGCCAAAGCGTTTGGCGTCAAACTGGTGGTGTTTGGTTCGCGAACTTTGTGGGTGCGTTCGCTGGCGGGCAGCACGGGGATGTTGTGCAATTTTTATGCGCTGGCGCAATTGCCAGTGTCGGATACGTTGACGCTGATGAACACGTCTCCGATCTGGGTGACGCTGTTACTGTGGCTGGTGTTCAATCAACGTCCGACGATCTCTATCGCGTTGGCGGTGGTGATTAGCGTCATCGGCATTGTGTTGATTCAACAACCGCATTTTCAGGACGGCAAATTCGCCTGTGCAATGGCGCTGTGCGGAGCGTTTTGTACGTCCATCGCCATGCTGGGTTTGAACCGGTTGCAGCACATTGATCCGCGCGCCATCGTCGTTCACTTTTCCGGCGTCGCCAGCATCGCAACGACCTTGTTTTTGCTGGTCACGAATCGCAAAGATTATTCCGCGCAGTTGACCGACAGGCACACGCTGGCGCTGTTGGTGCTGGTGGGATTGGGCGGCGTCGCAGGGCAAATCGGCATGACGACGGCCTTTGCCAAAGGGCAGGCGTCACAGATTTCCGTTGTGGCGTTATCGCAAATCCTATTTGGGCTGGTGTTTGATGTGTGGCTCTGGAACCATGCGCTGAATGTGATTTCGCTGTTGGGCATGATGTTGGTGATTGTGCCAACCGCCTGGTTGATTTTGAGCAAAACCCCAAAACAAAGTCACGATTTGATCGAAGTCGAAATGGAAGATTGA
- a CDS encoding class I SAM-dependent methyltransferase — protein MHPAIIRKIGECLGITEKLPCALDIGCGAGLSTAALEPLAEFIVGIEPIPAMLAYCSLVAPTAEFVVAQAERLPFAARTFDLITAAGSVNYANLDLFFPEVERVLTETGGLVIYDFSAGRRVANDDRLERWYAEFKRRYPPQPGYALDVTALNYGKYGLRLSHCEPLEVALPMTFDSYLVYVLSETSIEQAIQNGTPETEIRDWCQHTLAEVFADGTREVIFDAYLACIARSFEK, from the coding sequence GTGCATCCGGCGATCATCCGCAAGATTGGCGAATGCCTTGGGATCACAGAAAAACTGCCTTGCGCCCTGGATATAGGCTGTGGAGCCGGACTTTCTACCGCAGCGCTGGAACCTCTGGCAGAATTCATCGTCGGTATCGAACCTATTCCGGCAATGCTGGCGTATTGCAGCCTCGTTGCACCAACAGCCGAGTTTGTAGTCGCCCAAGCCGAACGCTTGCCGTTTGCCGCCCGTACCTTCGATTTAATCACCGCCGCAGGCTCCGTCAATTATGCCAACCTGGATTTGTTCTTTCCGGAAGTCGAACGTGTGCTGACTGAAACCGGAGGGCTGGTGATTTACGACTTTTCTGCTGGCCGTCGGGTTGCGAATGATGACCGCTTGGAGCGCTGGTACGCCGAATTCAAGCGTCGCTACCCACCACAACCTGGCTATGCGCTTGACGTTACGGCGCTGAATTACGGCAAATACGGCTTGCGGTTGAGCCACTGCGAACCGCTGGAAGTCGCCTTGCCGATGACTTTTGATTCCTATTTGGTTTACGTTCTGAGCGAAACCAGCATTGAACAGGCCATCCAGAATGGCACACCCGAAACCGAAATCCGCGATTGGTGTCAGCACACGCTGGCTGAGGTGTTTGCCGACGGTACGCGCGAAGTGATTTTTGACGCTTATCTGGCCTGTATAGCGCGGAGTTTTGAAAAGTAG
- a CDS encoding HEAT repeat domain-containing protein, which produces MQIQIGRSSCGLLRAFGAAVLLWNCVVFPVAAQDTKERRTQALIQQLQDKDVQVRLAALREVKKLGVEAKATIPALTLLAKEPEDAVRENATEALGRMGVEAKPAIPALTEALKDRVAAVRGNAAYALAQIGVEAKSAAPALSELLKDPQPWPRGNAAFALGKIGESKNYLPALMGLLNDANDNVRRDAADSIGRAGADAKAAVPALIGLLKDKNASVRRYTAEALGRIGTEAKAAIPGLVETLHDPEFVVRTYSAYALKQIGMEPKEAVPVWLGLLKDPHEHLRSYAGDALGAIGPAASSATPALVEALKDQDRFVRLSAAKALGKFGIEAKTAIPALMALLKDSEPLVRSNAAEALGRMGAEAKAALPDLIQLQNDSATVVRLAVSEAIIRINSR; this is translated from the coding sequence ATGCAAATTCAGATCGGGCGTTCTTCATGTGGGTTGTTGCGGGCTTTTGGGGCGGCGGTTTTGCTTTGGAATTGCGTTGTGTTCCCGGTAGCGGCACAGGACACCAAAGAGAGGCGGACGCAGGCGCTCATCCAGCAGTTACAAGACAAAGATGTGCAAGTCCGGCTGGCGGCGCTCCGCGAAGTTAAGAAGTTGGGCGTTGAAGCCAAGGCCACCATTCCCGCGCTGACGTTGCTGGCAAAAGAGCCGGAAGACGCTGTTCGCGAAAACGCTACGGAAGCGTTGGGGCGAATGGGCGTCGAGGCCAAACCGGCGATTCCGGCGCTAACTGAAGCGTTGAAAGATCGCGTGGCTGCGGTCAGGGGCAACGCGGCGTATGCGCTGGCGCAAATTGGCGTGGAAGCCAAATCTGCCGCTCCGGCATTGAGTGAATTGCTGAAAGACCCGCAGCCTTGGCCGCGCGGCAACGCGGCGTTTGCGTTGGGGAAGATCGGCGAATCGAAAAACTATCTGCCAGCCTTGATGGGCTTGCTCAATGATGCGAACGACAATGTGCGGCGCGATGCCGCCGATTCGATTGGCAGGGCTGGCGCGGATGCGAAAGCGGCAGTTCCGGCCTTGATCGGATTGTTGAAAGACAAAAACGCTTCTGTGCGACGCTACACGGCGGAAGCGCTGGGCAGAATCGGGACGGAAGCCAAAGCCGCCATTCCGGGATTGGTGGAAACGCTGCACGATCCGGAGTTTGTGGTTCGCACGTATTCCGCATACGCGCTGAAGCAAATCGGGATGGAGCCCAAAGAAGCAGTTCCGGTTTGGCTGGGATTATTGAAGGACCCGCACGAACATCTACGCAGCTATGCCGGGGACGCATTGGGAGCCATCGGCCCAGCCGCATCGTCGGCGACGCCTGCGCTGGTGGAAGCGCTGAAGGATCAGGATCGGTTTGTCCGGTTGAGCGCCGCAAAGGCGTTGGGAAAATTTGGCATCGAGGCAAAAACTGCGATTCCTGCGCTGATGGCGTTGCTGAAAGATTCAGAACCGCTGGTGCGGTCGAATGCCGCCGAAGCATTGGGCCGGATGGGCGCGGAAGCGAAAGCGGCGTTGCCCGATCTGATCCAATTGCAAAACGATTCCGCAACGGTTGTCCGGCTGGCTGTTTCGGAAGCCATCATCAGAATCAATTCTCGTTGA
- the tnpA gene encoding IS200/IS605 family transposase, which translates to MPQSLSCVYLHLVFSTKHRQPFLRDPILRQEMHAYLGGIAKTLECPPLIVGGVEDHVHLLCRMNRTITQADLVKELKRVSSLWIKQRDPDSSEFAWQNGYGAFSVSPSLLDRITNYIANQEQHHQKQSFQDEYRAFLRKHGLEWDERYVWE; encoded by the coding sequence GTGCCACAGTCATTGTCATGCGTCTATCTGCATCTGGTCTTTTCGACCAAACATCGTCAGCCGTTTTTGCGCGATCCAATCCTGCGTCAGGAAATGCACGCGTATTTGGGCGGCATCGCGAAAACCCTGGAATGCCCACCGCTGATCGTGGGCGGCGTCGAAGACCATGTTCACCTGCTTTGCCGAATGAACCGCACCATCACACAAGCCGATTTGGTGAAGGAGCTCAAACGCGTTTCCAGTCTCTGGATCAAACAACGCGATCCCGATTCTTCCGAATTTGCCTGGCAAAACGGGTACGGCGCGTTTTCGGTCAGCCCATCCTTGTTAGACCGAATCACCAATTACATTGCCAATCAGGAACAGCATCACCAAAAACAATCGTTTCAAGACGAATACAGAGCGTTCCTCCGCAAGCATGGCTTGGAGTGGGACGAACGGTACGTTTGGGAATGA
- the radC gene encoding DNA repair protein RadC, whose translation MNKTIHDIPEADRPREKLLRKWAQALSDQELLAVLLGKGTPGMDVMTLAAKLARLIDEKGLDVKAVDLTQLDGVGDAKATLILAAIEFARRRIKPEGARIETPADLLPHIRHYADRKQEHFLCASINGANEILNIRVVSIGLIDRSPVHPREVFADALSDRASAVIVAHNHPSGSLEPSGSDVEITAQLKAASEIIGIDLLDHIIFNRMEYFSFLEEGRL comes from the coding sequence ATGAACAAAACAATTCACGACATCCCCGAAGCTGACCGCCCGCGCGAAAAACTGCTGCGCAAATGGGCGCAGGCGCTCAGCGATCAGGAACTGCTCGCCGTATTGCTCGGCAAGGGCACGCCCGGCATGGATGTGATGACGCTGGCGGCAAAACTTGCGCGGCTGATTGATGAAAAGGGCTTGGACGTGAAAGCGGTAGATTTAACGCAGCTTGACGGCGTCGGCGATGCCAAAGCAACTTTGATTCTGGCCGCCATCGAATTCGCCCGCCGCCGCATTAAACCGGAAGGCGCGAGAATTGAAACACCTGCCGATCTGTTGCCGCACATTCGCCATTATGCCGACCGCAAACAGGAACATTTTCTCTGTGCCAGCATCAACGGAGCGAATGAAATTCTGAACATCCGGGTGGTTTCGATTGGGCTGATTGACCGCAGCCCCGTGCATCCTCGCGAAGTCTTCGCCGATGCGCTTTCCGACCGCGCTTCGGCAGTCATCGTAGCTCATAATCATCCCAGCGGTAGCCTGGAACCATCAGGCAGTGACGTGGAAATTACCGCCCAACTGAAAGCGGCAAGCGAAATCATTGGCATTGATTTGCTTGATCACATCATTTTCAACCGAATGGAGTATTTTAGCTTTTTGGAAGAAGGACGGCTTTAG